One window from the genome of Drosophila albomicans strain 15112-1751.03 chromosome 2L, ASM965048v2, whole genome shotgun sequence encodes:
- the LOC117566014 gene encoding potassium voltage-gated channel protein Shaw isoform X5 — protein sequence MNLINMDSENRVVLNVGGIRHETYKATLKKIPATRLSRLTEALANYDPILNEYFFDRHPGVFAQVLNYYRTGKLHYPTDVCGPLFEEELEFWGLDSNQVEPCCWMTYTQHRDTQETLAVLDRLDLDTEKPSEEELARKFGFEEDYYKGTISWWQEMKPRIWSLFDEPYSSNAAKTIGVVSVFFICISILSFCLKTHPDMRVPIVHNVTVKTANGSAAWFLDKSMTNAHIAFFYIECVCNAWFTFEILVRFISSPNKCEFLKSSVNIIDYIATLSFYIDLVLQRFASHLENADILEFFSIIRIMRLFKLTRHSSGLKILIQTFRASAKELTLLVFFLVLGIVIFASLVYYAERIQPNPHNDFNSIPLGLWWALVTMTTVGYGDMAPKTYIGMFVGALCALAGVLTIALPVPVIVSNFAMYYSHTQARAKLPKKRRRVLPVEQPRQPRLPGERAPGGVSGCGTPGSGPHSGPMGSGGTGPRRMNNKTKDLVSPKSVAQLFTGPLGASIVAMSPRTMLDLNPALAMGKPTFQPRFPTQLAATNSNTNTIATTTPTVAPTIPVTLAAAANAMTASATATATAAGAAAAAASGPTVPSIAVTSTASLGKDSTVSQMGTTTTTSTTLEATKKAFL from the exons ATGAATTTAATCAACATGGACTCGGAGAACCGGGTGGTCCTCAATGTGGGCGGCATTAGGCACGAGACATACAAGGCCACATTGAAGAAAATTCCAGCGACTCGACTGTCCCGACTCACCGAGGCGCTGGCCAACTATGATCCCATACTCAACGAATACTTCTTCGATCGGCATCCGGGTGTATTCGCACAAGTGCTCAACTATTACAG AACCGGCAAGCTGCATTATCCCACAGATGTGTGTGGCCCGCTGTTCGAGGAGGAGTTGGAATTTTGGGGTCTAGACTCAAATCAAGTGGAGCCCTGCTGCTGGATGACATATACACAG CATCGTGACACACAGGAAACTCTAGCCGTACTCGATCGTTTGGATCTGGATACGGAAAAACCGTCCGAAGAGGAATTGGCGCGTAAATTTGGCTTTGAGGAGGACTACTATAAAGGCACAATATCCTGGTGGCAGGAGATGAAGCCGCGCATTTGGTCGCTATTCGATGAGCCTTACAGTTCCAATGCCGCCAAG ACAATTGGCGTCGTTTCGGTATTCTTCATATGCATTTCGATATTGTCCTTCTGCCTGAAAACACATCCGGACATGCGAGTGCCCATTGTGCACAATGTGACCGTGAAAACGGCCAATGGCAGCGCCGCCTGGTTTCTGGACAAGTCAATGACCAATGCGCACATTGCTTTCTTCTATATTGAATGCGTTTGCAATGCCTGGTTTACATTCGAGATACTG GTCCGTTTTATCTCGTCACCGAACAAGTGTGAATTCTTAAAGTCATCTGTTAACATCATAGATTATATAGCCACGCTTAGCTTTTATATCGATCTAGTGCTTCAGCGATTCGCATCGCATCTGGAGAACGCTGACATACTCGAGTTCTTCTCGATCATCCGCATCATGCGTCTGTTCAAATTGACGCGCCACTCGTCCGGGTTGAAGATCCTGATACAGACGTTCCGTGCGTCGGCCAAGGAGTTGACGCTGCTGGTGTTCTTCCTGGTGCTGGGCATTGTGATCTTTGCCAGTCTCGTTTACTATGCCGAGCGCATCCAGCCCAATCCGCACAATGACTTCAATAGCATACCGCTGGGCCTGTGGTGGGCTCTGGTCACCATGACCACCGTGGGCTATGGCGATATGGCGCCCAAGACCTACATTGGCATGTTTGTCGGCGCCCTGTGCGCCTTAGCCGGTGTGCTAACCATTGCACTGCCAGTGCCCGTCATCGTCAGCAACTTTGCCATGTACTATTCGCACACGCAGGCGCGGGCCAAACTGCCAAAGAAGCGTAGACGAGTGCTTCCCGTCGAACAGCCCCGCCAGCCTCGACTGCCAGGTGAAC GTGCTCCTGGCGGTGTCAGTGGCTGCGGCACTCCAGGATCTGGTCCACACTCGGGCCCCATGGGCTCTGGCGGCACCGGACCACGCCGCATGAACAATAAAACCAAGGATCTGGTCAGTCCCAAGTCAG TTGCTCAACTCTTCACAGGTCCTTTGGGTGCCAGCATCGTTGCGATGAGTCCACGCACCATGTTGGATCTGAATCCGGCACTGGCCATGGGTAAGCCAACATTTCAGCCACGTTTCCCCACGCAGTTAGCGGCCACCAATAGCAACACCAATACGATCGCCACAACCACGCCCACGGTGGCGCCCACAATACCGGTCACCTTAGCGGCAGCTGCCAATGCAATGACAGCATCCGCcacagcaaccgcaacagcagcgggcgcagcagcggctgcggcATCGGGTCCAACGGTGCCAAGCATAGCGGTGACAAGCACCGCCAGCTTGGGCAAGGATAGCACCGTCAGCCAGATGGGCACCACAACCACCACGAGCACCACTCTGGAGGCCACCAAGAAGGCGTTTCTCTAA